The Anastrepha ludens isolate Willacy chromosome 2, idAnaLude1.1, whole genome shotgun sequence genome contains a region encoding:
- the LOC128855367 gene encoding uncharacterized protein LOC128855367, translating to MTYTTQVGDCIKSQIQQEQQKRVGQFEKFNNSGSCSEKSVKVKSCKLAPTQRATRAHATLHQHQQRQELRTADTNCNAFIGRVSATRTRELELEAQQQQTHNYTTSNMNGSSIMQLTLEEVAVENKKVANGVTPHPNTSVVQSRQLQQVQRHRQLSLGEKQLSESEIYSSSSSSSNTAQTSSNCINHKNCRQRQQIQQQQETSWRYARSIASCTQLLSVLLLLVTVHFPSGK from the coding sequence ATGACGTACACAACTCAAGTAGGGGATtgcataaaatcacaaatacaacaagaacaacaaaagcGAGTTGGGcagtttgaaaaattcaacaacaGCGGCAGTTGTAGCGAAAAAAGCGTAAAAGTGAAAAGCTGTAAATTAGCGCCAACGCAACGTGCAACACGGGCACACGCCACACTGCACCAGCATCAGCAACGGCAAGAGTTGCGAACAGCTGACACAAATTGTAACGCCTTCATTGGCCGTGTCTCAGCCACACGCACTAGAGAACTAGAACTagaagcacaacaacaacaaacacacaaCTATACCACCTCCAACATGAATGGAAGCAGCATCATGCAACTTACACTTGAAGAAGTGGCAGTGGAAAATAAGAAAGTAGCCAACGGCGTCACACCACATCCCAATACAAGCGTCGTCCAGTCGCGGCAGCTGCAGCAGGTGCAGCGGCACCGACAACTCAGTTTGGGGGAAAAACAGTTGAGTGAAAGCGAGATttatagcagcagcagcagcagcagcaacacagCACAGACAAGCAGCAACTGCATTAATCACAAAAATTGTAGACAGCgacaacaaatacaacaacaacaggaaaCTTCTTGGCGCTACGCCCGATCCATTGCCAGTTGCACACAGCTCCTCAGCGTTCTGCTGCTGCTCGTCACGGTGCATTTTCCAAGCGGTAAGTGA